A section of the Campylobacter porcelli genome encodes:
- the rplO gene encoding 50S ribosomal protein L15 — MGLENLQKAAGSTRNTKRIGRGQGSGWGKTATKGGKGQTARKGYNEKRGFEGGQQPLQRRLPKVGFTSKFEKPYAISVDKNPAIKELSEITLDTLKTVHKFSNSIKKVKLIGAGAKDLLSKIKDENIKVTGNN, encoded by the coding sequence ATGGGACTAGAAAATTTACAAAAAGCTGCAGGCTCAACTCGCAATACTAAAAGAATTGGTCGTGGTCAAGGTAGTGGCTGGGGCAAAACCGCTACAAAAGGTGGTAAAGGTCAAACAGCTAGAAAAGGCTATAATGAAAAAAGAGGGTTTGAAGGTGGTCAGCAACCACTTCAAAGAAGACTACCAAAAGTAGGCTTTACTTCTAAATTTGAAAAACCATACGCAATTAGCGTTGATAAAAATCCTGCTATTAAAGAGTTAAGCGAAATTACGCTAGATACTCTTAAAACAGTACATAAATTCTCAAATAGCATCAAAAAAGTTAAACTTATAGGTGCTGGGGCTAAAGATCTACTTAGCAAGATAAAAGATGAGAATATAAAGGTAACTGGAAATAACTAA
- the rpsE gene encoding 30S ribosomal protein S5 has translation MEKYNREEFEEVIVDIGRVTKVVKGGRRFRFTALVVVGDKKGHVGFGFGKAKEVPDAMRKATDDAFKNIVEVKLKGSTIPHDIEVKYNASRILLKPASEGTGVIAGGGARPVVELAGIKNILTKSLGSNNSANVVRATIKALSMLKG, from the coding sequence ATGGAAAAGTATAATAGAGAAGAATTCGAAGAAGTAATCGTTGATATTGGTCGTGTTACTAAGGTTGTCAAAGGCGGTAGAAGATTTAGATTTACAGCTCTTGTTGTTGTAGGGGATAAAAAGGGTCATGTTGGTTTTGGTTTTGGTAAAGCCAAAGAGGTTCCAGATGCGATGAGAAAAGCAACTGATGATGCTTTTAAAAACATTGTAGAAGTTAAGTTAAAAGGTAGCACTATCCCACATGATATTGAAGTTAAATATAACGCAAGTAGAATTTTATTAAAACCAGCTAGCGAAGGTACTGGAGTTATCGCTGGCGGTGGTGCTCGTCCGGTTGTAGAGTTAGCAGGTATTAAAAATATACTTACTAAGTCTCTTGGCTCAAATAACTCTGCAAATGTCGTTCGTGCTACAATTAAAGCATTAAGCATGCTAAAAGGTTAA
- the rplR gene encoding 50S ribosomal protein L18 translates to MVANVLKRKLSLRIKRKRRIRAKISGTASCPRISIFKSNRTLYVQAIEDINATTLCASDGRKLGIKANKAGAVILAKDIASRLEKAGIKEAVFDRNGYLYHGVVAAFAEALRENGIKL, encoded by the coding sequence ATGGTAGCAAATGTATTAAAAAGAAAATTATCTCTAAGAATTAAGAGAAAAAGAAGAATTAGAGCTAAAATCAGCGGTACCGCGTCTTGCCCTAGAATTTCTATATTTAAATCCAATAGAACTCTATATGTCCAAGCGATAGAAGATATTAACGCTACTACTCTTTGTGCTAGCGATGGTAGAAAGCTAGGCATCAAAGCAAATAAAGCTGGTGCGGTGATTCTTGCCAAAGATATTGCTAGCAGATTAGAAAAAGCTGGAATCAAAGAAGCGGTATTTGATAGAAATGGCTATCTATACCATGGTGTAGTTGCAGCATTTGCTGAAGCTCTAAGAGAAAATGGCATTAAGCTATAA
- the rplF gene encoding 50S ribosomal protein L6, producing MSRIGKQPISIPSGLDVSLNGSVLVFKKGNATKELDTKGNVNVEVKDGIITFTSKGDDRQSRAYWGTYRALANNIVIGLTAGFTRQLEINGVGYKAAAKGKVLELALGFSHPINYELPEGVEVSVEKNIITIKGSDKQLVGQVAAEVRGFRPPEPYKGKGVKYVEERIIRKAGKTSKK from the coding sequence ATGTCAAGAATTGGAAAACAGCCAATATCTATTCCAAGTGGTTTAGATGTTAGTTTAAATGGTTCGGTTTTAGTGTTTAAAAAAGGTAACGCTACTAAAGAGTTAGACACTAAAGGCAATGTTAATGTAGAAGTTAAAGATGGCATCATCACATTTACTAGTAAGGGTGATGATAGACAAAGCAGAGCCTACTGGGGCACATATCGTGCTTTAGCAAATAATATAGTAATTGGCTTAACAGCTGGATTTACTAGACAACTAGAGATTAATGGTGTTGGTTATAAAGCTGCAGCAAAAGGTAAGGTATTAGAGTTAGCTTTAGGCTTTTCACATCCTATTAACTATGAACTTCCTGAAGGCGTAGAAGTAAGCGTTGAAAAAAACATTATCACTATCAAAGGTAGCGATAAACAATTAGTAGGTCAAGTAGCAGCTGAAGTAAGAGGCTTTAGACCGCCAGAGCCATATAAAGGCAAAGGTGTCAAATATGTTGAAGAGCGCATAATCCGCAAAGCCGGTAAAACATCTAAGAAATAA
- the rpsH gene encoding 30S ribosomal protein S8, whose product MINDLISDGLTRIRNAAMRRLETTQLLHSNVVEATLKILAQKGYIESYNVIEENNKKFINVVLKYDERGASVINELKRVSKPGRRVYQGKDEIKRFKNGYGTIIVSTSKGVLSNDEAHKAGVGGEVLCTVW is encoded by the coding sequence ATGATAAATGATTTAATTTCAGATGGACTAACACGCATTAGAAATGCGGCTATGAGAAGACTAGAGACTACTCAACTTCTACACTCAAATGTTGTTGAGGCGACTTTAAAAATTCTAGCACAAAAAGGTTATATTGAGAGCTATAATGTAATTGAAGAGAATAATAAAAAATTCATTAATGTAGTTCTAAAATATGATGAACGCGGTGCAAGTGTAATAAATGAATTAAAAAGAGTTTCAAAGCCAGGTCGTAGAGTTTATCAAGGTAAAGATGAGATCAAAAGATTTAAAAATGGCTATGGAACGATTATAGTTAGCACTAGCAAAGGCGTTTTAAGCAATGACGAAGCACATAAAGCTGGTGTTGGTGGCGAAGTGCTTTGTACAGTTTGGTAG
- a CDS encoding type Z 30S ribosomal protein S14, with product MAKKSMIAKAARKPKFSVRGYTRCQICGRPHSVYKDFGICRVCLRKMANEGLIPGLKKASW from the coding sequence ATGGCAAAAAAATCAATGATAGCAAAAGCAGCGCGCAAACCTAAATTTAGCGTGCGTGGATACACTAGATGTCAAATTTGTGGTCGCCCACACTCTGTTTATAAAGATTTTGGAATTTGCCGTGTGTGCCTAAGAAAAATGGCTAACGAAGGACTAATACCAGGTCTTAAAAAAGCAAGTTGGTAA
- the rplE gene encoding 50S ribosomal protein L5 has translation MRLKAKYNESIKPALVKEFDIKNPMLIPAIEKIVISVGAGEGAKDQKLLQNMADTISLIAGQKAVVTNAKKSVAGFKVREGFPVGIKVTLRKEQMYAFLDKLISIALPRVKDFRGLPRDGFDGRGNYNFGLNEQLMFPEVVYDQILRTHGMNITIVTTANDDKQAFKLLELFGIPFAKGK, from the coding sequence ATGAGATTAAAAGCAAAATATAATGAGAGTATTAAACCAGCTCTAGTAAAAGAATTTGATATTAAAAACCCTATGCTTATTCCAGCAATTGAAAAGATCGTAATTAGCGTTGGAGCTGGAGAGGGTGCCAAAGATCAAAAATTGCTTCAAAATATGGCTGATACAATATCTTTGATAGCAGGACAAAAAGCAGTTGTTACAAATGCTAAAAAGTCAGTTGCTGGCTTTAAAGTTCGTGAAGGCTTCCCAGTAGGTATAAAAGTAACATTAAGAAAAGAGCAAATGTATGCTTTCTTAGATAAGTTAATTAGCATTGCGCTTCCTAGGGTAAAAGACTTCCGTGGTTTGCCTAGAGATGGATTTGATGGTCGTGGTAATTATAACTTTGGTTTAAATGAACAACTAATGTTTCCAGAAGTTGTATATGATCAAATTCTAAGAACACATGGTATGAATATAACTATAGTTACAACAGCTAACGATGACAAACAAGCGTTCAAACTACTTGAACTCTTTGGTATTCCATTTGCAAAAGGAAAGTAA
- the rplX gene encoding 50S ribosomal protein L24, with protein sequence MAVKYKIKKGDEVKVIAGDDKGKVAKVLAVLPKKAQVIVEGVKVAKKAVKPSEKNPNGGFISKEMPIDISNVAKVEG encoded by the coding sequence ATGGCAGTAAAATATAAAATCAAAAAAGGCGATGAGGTAAAAGTAATCGCAGGTGATGATAAAGGCAAAGTTGCTAAGGTTTTAGCGGTGCTTCCTAAAAAAGCTCAAGTAATAGTAGAAGGTGTAAAAGTTGCTAAAAAAGCGGTAAAACCAAGTGAGAAAAATCCAAATGGTGGCTTTATAAGCAAAGAGATGCCTATTGACATTTCAAATGTTGCAAAAGTTGAGGGTTAA
- the rplN gene encoding 50S ribosomal protein L14, whose translation MIQSFTRLAVADNSGAKELMCIKVLGGSKRRYASLGDVIVCSVKKALPNGKIKKGQVVKAVVVRTKKEVQRGNGSLIRFDENAAVILDNKREPIGTRIFGPVGREVRYANFMKIVSLAPEVL comes from the coding sequence ATGATACAAAGTTTTACAAGACTAGCAGTAGCAGATAATAGTGGCGCAAAAGAGCTTATGTGTATAAAAGTTTTAGGTGGTAGTAAAAGACGATATGCAAGCCTTGGCGATGTTATCGTTTGCTCAGTTAAGAAAGCTCTACCAAATGGCAAAATTAAAAAAGGTCAAGTTGTAAAAGCAGTAGTAGTAAGGACTAAAAAAGAGGTTCAAAGAGGCAATGGCTCTCTAATCCGCTTTGATGAGAATGCTGCTGTTATCCTTGATAATAAAAGAGAGCCAATAGGTACTCGTATATTTGGCCCAGTGGGTAGAGAAGTAAGATATGCGAATTTTATGAAAATCGTATCTCTTGCACCGGAGGTTCTATAA
- the rpsQ gene encoding 30S ribosomal protein S17: MKREIQGVVVAIAGNKTATVLVERRVMHPRYHKFVKRFKKYLVHDEKNELKVGDTISAVECRPLSARKKFRLQSVLKTGVE, from the coding sequence ATGAAAAGAGAAATTCAAGGTGTCGTAGTAGCCATAGCTGGGAATAAAACTGCAACTGTATTGGTTGAAAGAAGAGTTATGCACCCAAGATACCATAAATTTGTAAAACGCTTTAAAAAGTATCTAGTTCATGATGAGAAAAATGAGCTAAAAGTGGGAGATACTATATCAGCTGTTGAGTGCAGACCGCTAAGTGCTAGAAAGAAATTCCGCTTACAATCAGTTTTGAAAACAGGAGTTGAATAA
- the rpmC gene encoding 50S ribosomal protein L29: MKYTDISGKNLSELNALLKEKKVLLFTLRQKLKTMQLTNPNEIREAKKDIARINTAISAAK, from the coding sequence ATGAAATATACTGATATAAGTGGGAAAAATTTAAGCGAACTTAACGCTTTATTAAAAGAGAAAAAGGTGCTTTTATTTACACTTAGACAAAAGCTAAAAACTATGCAGCTAACTAACCCTAATGAGATCCGTGAAGCTAAAAAAGATATAGCTAGGATCAATACTGCAATTAGTGCTGCGAAGTAA
- the rplP gene encoding 50S ribosomal protein L16, whose product MLLPKRTKYRKMMKGRNRGYATRGTALALGEFGLKAVEAGRINSRQIESARQAYTRHVKRQAKTWIRVFPDKPITKKPLETRMGKGKGGVEEWVMNIKPGRIIFEMAGVSEELAREALTLAMHKLPFKTKFVTRESENEIY is encoded by the coding sequence ATGTTATTACCAAAAAGAACGAAATATCGTAAAATGATGAAAGGCCGCAATCGTGGCTATGCAACTCGCGGTACAGCTTTAGCGCTTGGCGAATTTGGATTAAAAGCTGTAGAAGCTGGTAGAATCAACTCTCGCCAAATAGAGTCAGCTCGTCAAGCATATACTCGTCATGTAAAAAGACAAGCTAAAACTTGGATTAGAGTATTCCCAGATAAACCTATTACTAAAAAACCTTTAGAAACTCGTATGGGTAAAGGTAAAGGTGGAGTTGAAGAGTGGGTTATGAATATCAAACCAGGTAGAATAATATTTGAGATGGCTGGGGTATCTGAAGAGCTTGCTAGAGAGGCTCTGACATTAGCTATGCACAAACTACCATTTAAAACTAAGTTTGTAACAAGAGAGAGCGAAAATGAAATATACTGA
- the rpsC gene encoding 30S ribosomal protein S3 yields the protein MGQKVNPIGLRLGINRNWESRWFPSKATLPENIGEDHKIRKFLKAKLYYAGVSQILVERTAKKLRVTVVAARPGIIIGKKGGEVENLRLEVAKLVNKDVAINIKEERKAGSSAQLAAENVAMQLERRVAFRRAMKKVIQGAQKAGGKGIKVSVSGRLGGAEMARTEWYLEGRVPLHTLRARIDYGFAEAHTTYGNIGVKVWIFKGEVLQKGIQAEKSEETAPKKAKRARRGK from the coding sequence ATGGGACAAAAAGTTAATCCAATAGGTCTTAGACTAGGTATAAATAGAAACTGGGAGTCTAGATGGTTTCCATCAAAAGCAACACTTCCAGAAAACATAGGCGAAGACCATAAAATAAGAAAATTCCTAAAAGCTAAGCTATATTATGCTGGTGTTAGCCAAATTTTAGTTGAAAGAACAGCTAAAAAACTAAGAGTAACAGTAGTTGCTGCTCGCCCTGGTATCATCATCGGCAAAAAAGGTGGCGAAGTAGAAAATTTAAGATTAGAAGTTGCTAAATTAGTCAATAAAGATGTAGCTATCAATATCAAAGAAGAGCGTAAAGCTGGTAGCTCAGCTCAATTAGCAGCAGAAAATGTAGCTATGCAACTTGAGCGTCGTGTGGCATTCCGCCGTGCTATGAAAAAAGTCATTCAAGGTGCTCAAAAAGCTGGTGGCAAAGGTATTAAAGTAAGCGTATCAGGTCGCTTAGGTGGTGCTGAAATGGCTAGAACTGAGTGGTATCTTGAGGGTCGTGTGCCTTTACATACTTTAAGGGCTAGAATAGACTATGGCTTTGCTGAAGCTCATACAACTTATGGTAATATAGGTGTAAAAGTATGGATATTTAAAGGCGAAGTGTTACAAAAAGGTATCCAAGCTGAAAAGAGCGAAGAGACAGCTCCTAAAAAAGCAAAACGCGCTAGAAGGGGTAAATAA
- the rpsS gene encoding 30S ribosomal protein S19, with amino-acid sequence MARSLKKGPFVDDHVMKKVIAAKAANDNKPIKTWSRRSTITPEMIGLTFNVHNGKSFIPVYVTENHIGYKLGEFAPTRTFKGHKGSVQKKIGK; translated from the coding sequence ATGGCTAGATCGCTAAAAAAAGGTCCTTTTGTAGATGACCATGTAATGAAAAAAGTCATCGCTGCAAAAGCCGCTAATGATAACAAACCAATTAAAACTTGGTCAAGAAGAAGCACAATCACACCTGAAATGATAGGTTTGACATTTAATGTGCATAATGGCAAAAGCTTTATTCCTGTATATGTAACAGAAAATCATATAGGTTATAAACTAGGCGAATTTGCACCAACAAGAACATTCAAGGGTCATAAAGGCTCTGTTCAGAAAAAAATAGGTAAATAA
- the rplB gene encoding 50S ribosomal protein L2, with translation MAIRSFKPYTPSRRFMTSLSSEDITAKASVRSLLVKIPAAAGRNNNGRITSRHKEAGAKKLYRIIDFKRRKFGIPGKVEAIEYDPNRNCRIALISYLDGEKRYIIRPSGLNVGDVISAAEAGLDIKPGNAMKLKSIPVGTIVHNIELKPGKGAQMARSAGGYAQLMGKEEKYVILRLPSGEMRQVLAECMATVGVVGNEDWANVTIGKAGRNRYRGIRPQTRGSAMNPVDHPHGGGEGKKNSGRHPVTPWGKPTKGAKTRRKKASDRLIISRRKGK, from the coding sequence ATGGCAATAAGAAGTTTTAAACCTTATACTCCAAGTAGAAGATTTATGACTAGTCTTAGCAGTGAAGATATCACAGCTAAAGCTAGCGTAAGAAGCCTACTTGTGAAAATTCCTGCCGCAGCTGGTAGAAATAATAATGGTAGAATTACAAGCCGCCATAAAGAGGCTGGTGCGAAAAAACTATATCGTATTATTGATTTTAAGCGTCGTAAATTTGGAATTCCAGGCAAAGTTGAAGCTATAGAGTATGATCCAAATAGAAATTGCCGTATCGCTCTTATATCTTATCTTGATGGAGAAAAAAGATATATAATCCGCCCTAGCGGCTTAAATGTAGGCGATGTTATCAGTGCAGCTGAAGCTGGTCTTGATATAAAACCAGGCAATGCTATGAAATTAAAAAGCATTCCAGTTGGTACAATAGTGCATAATATAGAGCTTAAACCTGGTAAAGGTGCTCAAATGGCTAGAAGTGCTGGTGGTTACGCTCAACTTATGGGTAAAGAAGAGAAGTATGTAATACTAAGACTTCCAAGTGGTGAGATGAGACAAGTTTTAGCTGAGTGTATGGCTACAGTCGGTGTAGTTGGTAATGAGGATTGGGCAAATGTAACTATCGGTAAAGCAGGACGCAATCGCTACAGAGGAATTCGCCCTCAAACTAGAGGTAGTGCCATGAACCCAGTAGATCACCCACACGGCGGTGGTGAAGGCAAGAAAAACTCAGGTCGACATCCAGTTACTCCATGGGGCAAACCAACTAAGGGTGCTAAAACTCGCCGTAAAAAAGCTAGTGATAGACTTATAATATCAAGAAGGAAAGGTAAATAA
- a CDS encoding 50S ribosomal protein L23 yields the protein MADITDIKTIVYTEKTLGLQEQGVVVIQTSPKMTKNSLKEVLKEYFGVTPLRVNSLRIDGKVKRFRGRVGVRNDYKKFYVKLPDGVSLASQEA from the coding sequence ATGGCAGATATAACAGATATTAAAACTATAGTATATACAGAAAAAACTCTTGGCCTTCAAGAACAAGGTGTAGTAGTAATCCAAACTTCACCAAAAATGACTAAAAATAGTCTAAAAGAGGTATTAAAAGAGTATTTTGGTGTAACACCGCTTAGAGTAAATTCACTTAGAATAGATGGCAAAGTTAAGCGTTTTAGAGGTAGAGTTGGCGTAAGAAATGATTACAAAAAATTCTATGTCAAACTACCAGATGGCGTAAGCCTAGCAAGTCAGGAGGCATAA
- the rplD gene encoding 50S ribosomal protein L4 has protein sequence MSKIAVLNDKFEKTSELELPASYAEVNSHNLYLYVKSYLASMRANSAHTKGRSDVSGGGKKPWRQKGRGGARAGSTRTNVWVGGAVAFGPKNNRNYNQKVNKKQKRLALEFALNEKVSNGKFYAVDSIAIESGKTKDAVAIIKKLGIRDALIIKNELDAKTLLAFRNLANCYVVDASEVNAYLVSVYSAVIAEKSALQSIVKEG, from the coding sequence ATGAGTAAAATAGCAGTTTTAAACGATAAATTTGAAAAAACAAGTGAATTAGAGCTTCCAGCAAGCTATGCTGAGGTAAATTCACACAATTTATATCTATATGTTAAAAGCTACCTTGCTAGTATGAGAGCAAACTCCGCCCACACAAAAGGTCGCTCAGATGTAAGCGGTGGTGGTAAAAAACCTTGGCGTCAAAAAGGCCGTGGTGGTGCAAGGGCTGGTTCAACAAGAACGAATGTTTGGGTTGGCGGTGCTGTGGCATTTGGTCCTAAAAATAATAGAAATTATAATCAAAAAGTTAATAAAAAACAAAAAAGATTAGCGCTTGAATTTGCTCTAAATGAGAAAGTTTCAAATGGCAAATTCTATGCAGTAGATAGTATCGCTATTGAGAGTGGTAAGACAAAAGATGCAGTAGCTATTATCAAAAAACTTGGTATTAGAGATGCGTTAATCATTAAAAATGAGCTTGATGCTAAGACACTTTTAGCATTTAGAAATCTAGCAAATTGCTATGTGGTAGATGCTAGCGAAGTAAATGCTTATTTAGTATCAGTCTATAGTGCAGTTATAGCTGAAAAATCAGCACTACAATCAATAGTAAAAGAGGGCTAA
- the rplC gene encoding 50S ribosomal protein L3 translates to MEYIVEKIGMSRTISNPSTPVTLLRLLPAKVCEVGENSRAIVAYAYTKANNKAIKGQQKKYGLSSEFNQFATLSVANSEAGDLDTTPLNEAKVLKVSFNTKGRGFQGVIKRHGFSGGPASHGSRFHRRPGSIGNCEWPGRVQPGRKMAGHYGNEKTTVKNEVVSFDSANGILVLKGSVPGFNGAMGRVRIVK, encoded by the coding sequence ATGGAATATATCGTAGAAAAAATAGGTATGAGCAGAACTATCTCAAACCCAAGTACTCCTGTTACATTGCTTAGACTTTTACCAGCTAAAGTGTGCGAAGTAGGTGAAAATAGCAGAGCTATCGTAGCTTATGCTTATACAAAAGCAAACAACAAAGCTATAAAAGGTCAGCAAAAAAAATATGGTTTAAGTAGCGAATTTAACCAATTTGCAACTTTAAGCGTGGCAAATAGCGAAGCTGGTGATTTAGATACAACTCCACTAAATGAGGCTAAAGTTTTAAAAGTTAGCTTTAATACAAAAGGTAGAGGCTTTCAAGGTGTTATTAAAAGACATGGTTTCTCAGGTGGTCCAGCAAGTCATGGTTCAAGATTTCACCGCAGACCAGGCTCTATAGGTAACTGCGAATGGCCAGGTCGTGTCCAACCAGGTAGAAAGATGGCAGGACACTATGGTAATGAAAAAACTACCGTTAAAAACGAAGTTGTAAGCTTTGATAGTGCTAATGGAATTTTAGTATTAAAAGGCTCAGTTCCAGGATTTAATGGTGCTATGGGCAGAGTAAGGATAGTTAAATGA
- the rpsJ gene encoding 30S ribosomal protein S10, whose translation MERIRLKLKAYDHRVLDRTVAAIVEAVKRTGADVRGPVPMPTKIKRYTVLKSPHVNKDSREQFEMRIHARMLDIVAATPDTVDSLTKLDLAPEVNVEVRAMGK comes from the coding sequence ATGGAAAGAATTAGGCTTAAGCTAAAAGCTTATGACCACAGAGTTCTAGACCGCACAGTTGCAGCCATAGTAGAAGCTGTCAAACGCACTGGTGCCGATGTTCGTGGGCCAGTACCAATGCCTACAAAGATTAAACGCTATACAGTGTTAAAATCTCCACATGTAAATAAAGATTCTCGTGAGCAATTTGAGATGAGAATTCACGCTCGTATGCTAGATATTGTAGCAGCTACACCTGATACAGTTGATAGTCTAACAAAGCTTGACCTTGCCCCTGAGGTAAATGTCGAAGTTCGTGCTATGGGCAAGTAA
- a CDS encoding methyltransferase domain-containing protein produces MDNSLEAYTQKYDKEGYGLQYPDGHVIRFYERILKFELHKTSGNLLDFGCGNGIHSQYFKDITGGGIEPYGVDIVPSLREVWDNNKTINPKNFHIIKPNSSIKDLFCVKMDFIFANQSLYYLTNSSFKETINEFYNMCNDGAIIFATMMSDKGYSQYQRGEIMPNGLCEVKGCPTGRIKGSSYIRYTHSIEQLKEDFRPFKPLFWGDYELMNLYNYEGSVEHYIYIGQK; encoded by the coding sequence ATGGATAACTCTTTAGAGGCATACACTCAAAAGTATGATAAGGAGGGCTACGGACTTCAATATCCAGATGGTCATGTGATTAGATTTTATGAGAGAATTCTTAAATTTGAACTCCATAAAACTAGCGGGAATTTACTAGATTTTGGCTGTGGAAATGGCATTCACTCACAATATTTCAAGGATATTACTGGGGGGGGTATTGAGCCTTATGGCGTTGATATTGTGCCTAGCTTAAGAGAGGTTTGGGACAATAATAAGACAATTAACCCTAAAAACTTCCACATAATAAAACCAAATTCAAGTATAAAAGATCTATTTTGTGTAAAAATGGATTTTATATTTGCCAATCAAAGTTTATACTATCTTACGAATTCCAGCTTCAAAGAGACAATTAATGAATTTTACAATATGTGTAATGATGGTGCGATAATCTTTGCTACGATGATGAGCGACAAAGGCTATAGTCAGTATCAAAGAGGTGAGATTATGCCAAATGGGCTTTGCGAGGTAAAAGGTTGTCCAACTGGCAGGATAAAAGGCTCATCATATATCAGATACACTCATAGCATTGAGCAATTAAAAGAGGATTTTAGGCCGTTTAAACCGCTATTTTGGGGAGATTATGAGCTGATGAATTTATATAATTACGAAGGTAGCGTAGAGCACTATATCTACATAGGTCAAAAGTAA
- a CDS encoding Crp/Fnr family transcriptional regulator — protein MLNLKNLWWRAMNISRFNQDSYNDFELLSNEDLSLFRQEKYSKSELIYAQNIKFIILKSGQAKLSYISGTNEFIINFINKGSIVLVDKDSVLEFMSDSLTMELNLCDIKELFENEKFSMAMVNSLIRTTIMTRQIVADIVFGSLESRIVSFLHSLADEQHMMVRDKKVVQIPFSIATLSNLLGAQRQSVSTIFNKLIKSGKLIKYGKSSYIIS, from the coding sequence ATGTTAAATTTAAAAAATTTATGGTGGCGTGCGATGAATATTAGTAGATTTAATCAAGATAGTTATAATGATTTTGAGCTATTAAGCAATGAGGATTTGTCGCTATTTCGTCAAGAAAAATATAGCAAATCTGAGCTAATTTACGCACAAAATATCAAATTTATAATCCTAAAAAGCGGTCAAGCAAAGCTTAGCTATATCAGTGGAACAAATGAATTTATCATAAATTTTATAAATAAAGGCTCAATTGTATTAGTTGATAAAGATAGTGTTTTAGAGTTTATGAGCGACTCTTTGACAATGGAGTTAAATCTTTGCGATATAAAAGAGCTTTTTGAGAATGAGAAATTTAGTATGGCGATGGTAAATTCGCTCATTCGCACCACGATAATGACACGTCAGATTGTCGCTGATATAGTATTTGGAAGTTTAGAAAGTAGAATTGTAAGTTTTTTACATAGCTTAGCTGATGAGCAGCATATGATGGTGCGGGATAAAAAGGTAGTTCAAATTCCATTTTCTATTGCTACCTTATCAAATCTTTTAGGTGCTCAACGCCAAAGCGTCTCAACCATATTTAACAAGCTTATCAAAAGTGGCAAACTCATAAAATATGGCAAGAGTAGCTATATAATAAGCTAA